The proteins below come from a single Thalassotalea ponticola genomic window:
- a CDS encoding porin, whose amino-acid sequence MNLTKTTIAVSLLAAMSAPAMASNDINFYGKANVGLQSSDEGGEKTTEVKSNASRLGVNGELAVNDNLSVVYKAEMQLEMADDSADNIKARNQYVGLKGDFGTVLLGRNDTMLKQSQGKIDLFSDYEGDIKNLWKGENRMGETLTYTTPKFGDFYAGITYVAEGDKDQISKNNGDDGFSAALMYGDAKLKKSQFFASIAIDSDIEGYDNMRASAQTKFGALTLGLIVHNQEEVESGNETSGVMVSAAYKINDFTLKGQVQSAEEDFGDDVEYMAYSVGVDYALAKNAKLFAWATSIDNDKSLTGEEDSTFLSTGIEYKF is encoded by the coding sequence ATGAACTTAACGAAAACAACTATCGCAGTATCTTTATTAGCAGCTATGAGTGCACCAGCAATGGCGAGCAACGACATTAACTTTTACGGTAAAGCAAATGTTGGTTTACAAAGCTCTGATGAAGGTGGTGAAAAAACCACTGAAGTAAAGTCAAATGCATCTCGATTAGGAGTTAATGGTGAACTGGCTGTAAATGATAACCTGTCGGTTGTTTACAAGGCGGAAATGCAGTTAGAGATGGCTGATGACAGCGCTGATAATATCAAAGCGCGTAACCAATACGTTGGTTTAAAAGGCGACTTCGGTACGGTGTTATTAGGTCGTAACGATACCATGTTAAAGCAATCTCAGGGTAAAATTGATTTATTCAGCGATTACGAAGGTGATATTAAAAACCTTTGGAAAGGTGAGAACCGCATGGGTGAAACCTTAACTTACACTACCCCTAAGTTCGGTGATTTTTATGCTGGTATTACCTATGTTGCAGAAGGTGATAAAGACCAAATAAGCAAAAATAACGGTGACGATGGCTTTTCTGCAGCGTTAATGTACGGTGACGCAAAACTTAAGAAATCACAATTTTTTGCTTCGATTGCAATTGATAGTGATATTGAAGGCTATGACAACATGCGAGCAAGTGCACAAACTAAGTTTGGTGCGTTGACGTTAGGCTTGATTGTACATAATCAAGAAGAAGTTGAGTCAGGCAACGAAACCTCGGGTGTTATGGTTAGCGCCGCATATAAGATCAATGACTTTACTTTAAAAGGTCAAGTACAATCAGCAGAAGAAGATTTTGGTGATGATGTAGAGTACATGGCTTACTCAGTGGGTGTTGATTATGCGCTTGCGAAAAACGCTAAATTGTTTGCGTGGGCAACCTCGATTGACAACGATAAGAGCTTAACAGGTGAAGAAGACAGCACCTTTTTATCAACTGGCATTGAATACAAGTTTTAA
- the phoB gene encoding phosphate regulon transcriptional regulator PhoB, whose product MERSILVVEDETPIREMIAFVLEQNGFNPVEASDYEQAKSLLTDPLPDLVLLDWMLPGGSGLKIAREIKQQDYTRHIPIIMLTARSDEDDKVKGFDVGVDDYVTKPFSPKELIARIKAVIRRVAPTALEEVIECHGLTLDPVSHRVAIDDIPIELGPTEFKMLHFFMTHPERVYSREQLLDNVWGTNVYVEDRTVDVHIRRLRKSIAGRGHDEFVQTVRGAGYRFSTKVTSQ is encoded by the coding sequence ATGGAACGAAGTATTCTCGTTGTTGAAGATGAAACACCCATTCGTGAAATGATCGCGTTTGTACTCGAACAAAATGGCTTTAATCCAGTTGAAGCGAGTGATTATGAGCAGGCGAAATCCTTATTAACCGATCCGCTTCCGGATCTGGTATTACTTGACTGGATGTTACCGGGGGGGAGCGGTTTAAAAATTGCACGTGAAATAAAACAGCAAGATTACACACGTCATATTCCGATTATTATGCTTACTGCGCGGTCGGATGAAGATGATAAAGTAAAGGGGTTTGACGTTGGCGTTGACGATTATGTCACCAAGCCTTTCTCGCCTAAAGAGCTTATTGCGCGCATTAAAGCAGTAATACGTCGCGTTGCACCAACAGCACTAGAAGAAGTCATCGAATGCCATGGACTAACGCTCGACCCTGTTTCACATCGTGTCGCCATTGATGATATACCGATAGAATTAGGACCTACAGAATTTAAGATGCTGCACTTTTTTATGACCCATCCAGAGCGTGTCTACTCTCGAGAGCAACTGTTGGATAATGTCTGGGGCACCAATGTTTATGTTGAAGACCGCACTGTTGATGTACATATTCGTCGTTTGCGAAAATCCATTGCGGGTCGTGGTCACGATGAATTTGTGCAGACGGTAAGAGGTGCAGGTTACCGCTTTTCTACCAAAGTTACATCGCAATAG
- the phoR gene encoding phosphate regulon sensor histidine kinase PhoR has product MIYRFSARQFLVKQLVIFACCGWLGYLFGYMWPALLLCAAVTLILHYRALIGLIHWLWHKNLLYPPVSKGVWGHVYDGFYRRIKGYRKKQKTLSKTIRQYRDGAEALPDAAVVLDLHFNIRWSNKKANRLLNIRWPQDSAQRITNLVRSPELTRYLKKREFNEPCSLVSPDKPEQQLEMRFMPYGQYQYLLLARDVSQLKRIEKMRRDFVANVSHELKTPLTVMRGYVEMMLDEDTMRPHWQKSLQSMEMQVSRMDRLVQQLLVLSKVELNNPDDMEQRINIATMIDNIITEVQWLNHQKAHDIRLNIDSTLDLLGVESEIKSAFSNLIINAINYTDDNGVIEIRWNRKGDECRFSVTDNGCGIAPSDISRLTERFYRVDKSRSRDTGGTGLGLAIVKHVANNHNGELIIDSELGQGSTFVIVFPSSQSIVG; this is encoded by the coding sequence ATGATATATCGCTTTTCGGCGCGACAGTTTTTAGTGAAACAGCTGGTTATTTTTGCTTGCTGTGGTTGGCTAGGTTATCTGTTTGGCTATATGTGGCCCGCACTGTTACTGTGTGCGGCGGTAACCTTAATTCTACATTATCGCGCTTTGATAGGTTTGATACATTGGTTATGGCATAAAAACTTACTCTACCCGCCGGTATCTAAGGGAGTATGGGGACACGTATATGATGGGTTTTATCGCCGTATTAAGGGCTATCGCAAAAAACAAAAAACGTTAAGTAAAACCATTCGTCAATATCGCGATGGCGCCGAAGCTTTGCCAGATGCTGCCGTTGTTTTAGATCTGCACTTTAACATTCGCTGGTCAAACAAGAAAGCCAATCGTTTGCTCAATATTCGCTGGCCTCAGGACTCCGCTCAACGCATCACCAACTTAGTGCGCTCGCCAGAATTAACGCGCTATTTAAAGAAACGAGAATTTAATGAGCCGTGTTCGCTTGTCTCTCCGGATAAGCCGGAGCAACAACTGGAAATGCGTTTTATGCCTTATGGCCAATATCAGTATTTACTGTTAGCTCGAGATGTCAGCCAACTCAAACGAATTGAGAAGATGCGCCGCGACTTTGTTGCTAATGTTTCTCACGAGTTAAAAACGCCGTTAACGGTTATGCGTGGATACGTAGAAATGATGCTCGACGAAGATACTATGCGCCCCCATTGGCAAAAGAGTTTGCAATCAATGGAGATGCAAGTGTCGCGCATGGATCGCCTTGTACAACAGTTATTAGTACTGTCTAAAGTTGAGCTAAATAACCCCGACGATATGGAACAACGCATCAACATTGCCACGATGATTGATAATATTATCACCGAGGTACAGTGGCTTAACCACCAAAAGGCTCACGATATTCGATTAAATATCGATTCGACGTTAGATCTTTTGGGGGTAGAGTCTGAAATTAAAAGCGCGTTCTCTAATTTGATAATCAATGCCATTAATTACACCGATGATAACGGTGTCATAGAAATCCGCTGGAACAGGAAGGGCGATGAGTGCAGGTTTAGCGTTACCGATAATGGCTGTGGTATCGCACCAAGTGATATTTCAAGATTAACGGAACGCTTTTATCGAGTCGATAAATCTCGTTCGCGTGACACTGGTGGCACGGGGTTGGGGTTAGCGATTGTAAAACACGTCGCTAATAACCATAACGGAGAGCTTATTATTGACTCTGAACTTGGCCAAGGTAGCACCTTTGTCATTGTGTTTCCAAGCTCACAAAGTATCGTCGGTTAA
- the rdgC gene encoding recombination-associated protein RdgC → MWFKNLFIFAFTRPFTITEEELESALQEHVFAPCGKTEMSRFGWSSALGKHGDRLLHQANGCILLNARKEEKILPASVVKEQLEAKIEQLEHEHSRKATKKEKEQFKEDITFELLPRAFSRISDTQGYICAEKNIIVVNTSSRGKAEDFLALLRKCLGSLPVTSFAAEAGAETIMTNWLLEQSLPERFVIGFEGELKAMGEDAAVIKCKNQDLLSDEIIAHLNTDKQVVKIAFDYEQVLSCILCDDLSVKRVKFHDSVFEQNDDINNDDILVKIDADFTLMTGELNKFIEDMLAQFELTTDAYIES, encoded by the coding sequence ATGTGGTTTAAAAATTTATTTATTTTTGCGTTTACGCGCCCGTTTACCATCACCGAAGAAGAACTTGAAAGTGCCTTGCAAGAGCACGTATTTGCACCCTGTGGTAAAACAGAAATGTCACGCTTTGGTTGGAGTAGCGCGCTAGGCAAACACGGAGATCGTTTGTTGCACCAAGCAAATGGTTGTATTTTATTGAACGCCCGCAAAGAAGAAAAAATATTGCCCGCATCTGTGGTTAAAGAGCAACTTGAAGCAAAAATAGAGCAACTTGAGCACGAGCATAGCCGCAAGGCCACTAAAAAAGAAAAAGAGCAATTCAAAGAAGACATTACCTTTGAATTATTGCCGCGCGCTTTCTCGCGTATCTCCGACACTCAGGGGTATATTTGTGCTGAAAAGAATATTATCGTGGTCAATACCAGCTCGCGCGGTAAAGCCGAAGACTTTTTAGCTTTACTACGCAAGTGTTTAGGCTCATTACCGGTAACGAGTTTTGCCGCTGAGGCTGGCGCTGAAACGATCATGACCAACTGGCTATTAGAGCAGAGCTTACCCGAGCGTTTTGTTATTGGCTTTGAAGGTGAATTAAAGGCGATGGGCGAAGATGCCGCGGTTATTAAGTGTAAAAACCAAGACTTATTATCAGATGAAATCATCGCTCATTTAAATACCGACAAACAAGTGGTTAAAATTGCGTTTGATTATGAACAAGTGTTGAGCTGTATTTTATGCGATGATCTATCGGTTAAACGGGTTAAGTTTCACGACAGCGTATTTGAACAAAACGATGATATAAACAATGACGACATCTTGGTTAAAATCGATGCCGACTTTACCTTGATGACAGGCGAACTAAACAAGTTTATCGAAGATATGTTAGCCCAATTTGAGCTTACAACCGATGCTTATATAGAATCGTAA
- the yegQ gene encoding tRNA 5-hydroxyuridine modification protein YegQ: MFVPELLSPAGSLKNMRYAFAYGADAVYAGQPRYSLRVRNNEFNLENLKIGIDEAHSLGKKLYVVSNISPHNAKLKTYLRDIEPVVAMKPDALIMSDPGLIMMVREAYPDMPIHLSVQANAVNWATVKFWYQQGVERVILSRELSLDEIEEIRMQVPEMEIEVFVHGALCMAYSGRCLLSGYINKRDPNQGTCTNACRWSYNAHDAKENEHGDIIAIEPQQPIIGSEQPEIWTPNGNADPEFKPTDEVFLLQEQGRPGEYMPAFEDEHGTYIMNSKDLRAIEHVERLVKMGVHSLKIEGRTKSFYYCARTAQIYKQAIVDAVEGRSFNERLKLDLEHLASRGYTEGFLSRHRHDGLQNFEYGYSKSDSQQFVGEVLGRTDDGLLEIEVKNKFLTGDEIELMTPKGNKSFVLEYMQTRKGEEIHDAKGSGYIVQIKCDTDLDIEYGIIMRYLNDGENTRHPFAQNQDGAKAAKV, from the coding sequence ATGTTTGTTCCAGAGTTGTTATCTCCAGCCGGTAGCTTAAAAAATATGCGTTATGCATTTGCCTATGGCGCCGATGCGGTATATGCCGGCCAGCCGCGTTACTCGTTGCGAGTGCGCAATAACGAATTTAACCTTGAAAACCTTAAAATCGGTATCGATGAGGCGCACAGCTTAGGTAAAAAGCTGTATGTGGTTAGTAATATTTCACCGCATAACGCCAAATTAAAAACCTATTTACGCGATATCGAACCGGTTGTGGCGATGAAGCCAGACGCGCTGATTATGAGCGATCCTGGTCTTATTATGATGGTGCGCGAAGCGTATCCAGATATGCCAATTCACTTGTCGGTTCAAGCCAATGCGGTTAACTGGGCAACGGTGAAGTTTTGGTATCAACAAGGTGTGGAGCGCGTTATTTTATCGCGCGAATTAAGCCTAGATGAAATCGAAGAAATCCGTATGCAAGTACCGGAAATGGAAATCGAGGTTTTCGTCCACGGTGCGCTGTGTATGGCCTATTCAGGTCGTTGTTTGTTATCTGGATATATCAACAAGCGAGATCCGAACCAAGGGACCTGTACCAACGCCTGCCGTTGGTCGTACAACGCTCACGATGCCAAGGAAAATGAGCACGGTGATATTATTGCAATAGAACCACAGCAACCTATCATTGGTAGCGAACAGCCTGAAATTTGGACGCCAAATGGCAATGCAGATCCAGAGTTTAAGCCAACCGATGAAGTGTTCTTGTTACAAGAGCAGGGGCGTCCTGGTGAATACATGCCGGCGTTTGAAGACGAGCACGGTACCTACATTATGAACTCAAAAGACTTACGCGCGATTGAGCACGTTGAGCGTTTGGTGAAAATGGGCGTACACTCGTTAAAAATTGAAGGTCGCACTAAGTCGTTCTACTACTGTGCTCGTACAGCGCAAATTTACAAGCAAGCGATTGTGGATGCGGTTGAAGGTCGCAGCTTCAACGAGCGCTTAAAGTTAGACTTAGAGCACTTGGCAAGTCGCGGTTATACCGAAGGGTTCTTATCGCGTCACCGCCACGATGGCTTGCAAAACTTTGAATACGGTTACTCAAAATCCGACTCACAACAATTTGTTGGTGAAGTGTTGGGACGCACTGACGATGGTTTGCTGGAAATCGAGGTGAAGAATAAGTTCTTAACGGGTGATGAAATCGAACTGATGACGCCAAAAGGCAATAAGAGCTTTGTACTAGAGTATATGCAAACCCGTAAAGGCGAAGAAATTCACGATGCCAAAGGCTCGGGTTACATTGTACAAATTAAGTGCGATACCGACCTTGATATCGAATATGGTATTATCATGCGCTACTTAAATGACGGTGAAAACACGCGCCACCCATTTGCACAAAACCAAGACGGCGCCAAAGCGGCAAAAGTCTAG
- a CDS encoding YfhL family 4Fe-4S dicluster ferredoxin, whose product MALKILDSCINCDMCDPECPNTAIYMGEEIYEIDPNRCTECVGHYDTPQCVAACPIDCIKPDPEHKESEQELLVKCFELHGIDN is encoded by the coding sequence ATGGCTTTAAAGATTCTTGATAGCTGTATCAACTGTGATATGTGCGATCCTGAGTGTCCAAATACAGCGATATACATGGGGGAGGAGATCTATGAGATCGACCCTAACCGATGCACTGAGTGCGTCGGTCACTATGACACGCCGCAGTGTGTTGCCGCTTGCCCAATCGATTGTATAAAGCCAGATCCAGAGCACAAAGAAAGTGAACAAGAGCTTTTAGTTAAATGCTTTGAATTACACGGTATCGACAACTAA
- a CDS encoding TMEM165/GDT1 family protein yields the protein MDFATTVSPLINGLSTFALIFIAELGDKSQLVCMALAAQYRARSVLLGAISAFMLLNALAVVVGMSFSQFIPEVALKLCAAGLLLLFAWKTWQGDEQDQDDSPSKLTKGVALSTFLLIIVAEMGDKTQLAVATISMTQTPVLVWLSATLALTVSCVLGVYAGKRWLSRLDEDKLKRVTTLLFIAFSLMILSSLVF from the coding sequence ATGGATTTCGCAACTACGGTTAGCCCACTTATTAACGGTCTTAGCACCTTCGCTTTAATTTTTATCGCTGAACTCGGCGATAAGTCGCAACTGGTCTGTATGGCATTAGCGGCGCAATATCGCGCACGGTCTGTTCTACTTGGGGCAATTAGTGCGTTTATGTTACTCAATGCATTGGCGGTGGTGGTCGGTATGAGCTTCAGTCAGTTCATACCTGAGGTAGCATTAAAGTTATGCGCCGCTGGTTTATTGTTGTTGTTCGCTTGGAAAACGTGGCAAGGTGATGAGCAAGATCAAGATGATTCGCCCAGTAAACTAACTAAAGGGGTGGCTCTTTCGACATTTTTATTGATTATCGTTGCTGAAATGGGCGATAAAACTCAACTGGCTGTGGCGACGATTAGCATGACGCAAACACCTGTTTTGGTATGGCTAAGTGCCACCTTAGCATTAACCGTTAGTTGTGTGCTTGGCGTCTATGCCGGTAAACGCTGGCTATCTCGTCTTGATGAAGACAAATTAAAACGCGTAACAACATTACTGTTTATCGCCTTTTCGTTGATGATTTTATCATCGTTAGTGTTTTAG
- a CDS encoding ribosome recycling factor family protein translates to MRAFELKAIIRQSGCELTRIGRSRNWRLSASREQLLQISESLRQHEEPSWQWVLALLESKIGTYTEADILEFVKRNPNISVNELVTLANCTVAQARQALDSYEFLE, encoded by the coding sequence ATGCGAGCATTCGAATTAAAGGCGATTATCCGTCAATCAGGATGTGAGCTAACGCGTATTGGTCGCTCTCGGAATTGGCGTTTGAGTGCTAGCCGTGAGCAGTTATTGCAGATAAGTGAGTCGTTGCGCCAGCATGAAGAACCTAGCTGGCAATGGGTGCTGGCATTACTTGAAAGTAAAATAGGGACCTACACAGAGGCCGATATTCTGGAATTTGTAAAGCGCAACCCAAATATCAGTGTTAATGAATTGGTGACGTTAGCTAACTGCACGGTAGCCCAAGCACGTCAAGCATTGGATTCTTATGAGTTTTTAGAATAG
- the ettA gene encoding energy-dependent translational throttle protein EttA: MALPDKFIYSMHRVSKVVPPKKTILKDISISFFPGAKIGVLGLNGAGKSTLLRIMAGVDKDFDGEAKLLSGTKVGYLPQEPELDENATVREIVEQAVSEVKDALARLDQVYMEYAEEGADFDALAKEQGELEAIIAAHDGHNIDNALERAADALRLPEWEQKIGVLSGGERRRVALCRLLLEKPDMLLLDEPTNHLDAESVAWLERFLHDYSGTVVAITHDRYFLDNVAGWILELDRGEGIPWEGNYSSWLEQKDARLEMEKRQENAMAKTIKQELEWVRQNPKGRQAKSKARMARFEELQSQENQKRNETNELYIPPGPRLGDKVLDVEHVTKSYGDRVLIDDLSFSIPKGAIVGIIGPNGAGKSTLFKMLSGVEHPDSGSVSLGETVQLASVDQFRDDMVDTNTVYQEISEGADIIRIGNYEIPARAYVSRFNFKGNDQQKFIGDLSGGERNRVHLAKLVKTGGNLLLLDEPTNDLDVETLRALEEALLEFPGCAMVISHDRWFLDRIATHIIDYRDEGQVNFFEGNYTEYDAWLKKTLGPQANEPHRIKYKRISK, from the coding sequence ATGGCTCTGCCTGACAAGTTTATTTACTCAATGCACCGCGTTTCTAAAGTGGTGCCTCCAAAGAAAACCATTTTAAAAGATATTTCTATTTCGTTTTTCCCTGGCGCCAAAATTGGTGTGCTCGGTCTTAACGGTGCCGGTAAGTCAACCCTACTGCGTATTATGGCGGGTGTGGACAAAGACTTTGACGGTGAAGCAAAGTTATTGTCGGGTACTAAAGTGGGTTACCTTCCACAAGAGCCGGAGCTCGATGAAAATGCGACCGTACGCGAAATCGTCGAGCAAGCAGTGTCTGAAGTTAAAGACGCACTAGCAAGGTTAGATCAAGTGTATATGGAATACGCCGAAGAAGGCGCTGATTTTGATGCCCTTGCCAAAGAACAAGGCGAACTAGAGGCGATCATTGCCGCTCACGACGGACACAATATTGACAACGCCCTTGAGCGCGCAGCCGATGCGCTTCGCTTACCAGAGTGGGAGCAAAAAATTGGCGTGTTATCCGGTGGTGAACGCCGTCGTGTGGCCTTGTGTCGTTTGTTACTTGAAAAACCCGACATGTTGTTACTGGACGAGCCAACCAACCACTTGGATGCCGAATCTGTTGCTTGGTTAGAGCGCTTCTTACACGACTATTCAGGCACTGTGGTGGCGATTACCCATGACCGTTACTTCTTAGATAACGTTGCCGGTTGGATCTTAGAGCTTGACCGCGGTGAAGGCATTCCATGGGAAGGTAACTACTCGTCATGGCTAGAGCAAAAAGACGCCCGTCTAGAAATGGAAAAACGCCAAGAAAACGCCATGGCCAAGACCATCAAACAAGAGCTTGAATGGGTTCGTCAAAACCCCAAAGGTCGCCAAGCGAAATCAAAAGCGCGTATGGCCCGTTTTGAAGAGCTACAAAGCCAAGAAAATCAAAAGCGCAATGAAACTAACGAGTTATACATTCCACCTGGGCCTCGTCTTGGTGACAAAGTATTAGACGTTGAGCACGTGACCAAATCATACGGTGATCGCGTACTGATTGACGATTTGAGCTTCTCAATTCCCAAAGGCGCAATCGTCGGCATTATCGGTCCTAACGGTGCCGGTAAGTCAACCTTATTTAAAATGCTATCGGGTGTTGAACACCCCGACTCGGGCAGTGTGAGCCTAGGTGAGACCGTACAGTTGGCATCTGTTGATCAGTTTCGTGATGACATGGTTGATACTAACACCGTATACCAAGAAATTTCAGAAGGTGCCGATATCATTCGCATCGGCAATTACGAAATCCCAGCACGTGCCTACGTATCGCGCTTTAACTTTAAAGGTAACGATCAACAAAAGTTCATCGGCGATCTATCAGGTGGTGAGCGCAATCGTGTCCACTTAGCGAAATTGGTAAAAACCGGTGGTAACTTATTGCTGTTGGATGAGCCAACCAACGACCTAGACGTAGAGACTTTGCGTGCACTGGAAGAAGCGTTACTGGAGTTCCCAGGCTGTGCCATGGTTATCTCCCATGACCGTTGGTTCTTAGACCGCATTGCCACTCATATCATCGATTATCGCGATGAAGGACAAGTGAACTTCTTCGAAGGTAACTACACCGAATACGATGCGTGGTTGAAGAAAACTCTTGGTCCACAAGCCAACGAGCCACACCGTATTAAGTACAAGCGTATTAGCAAGTAA